A single genomic interval of Cucumis sativus cultivar 9930 chromosome 5, Cucumber_9930_V3, whole genome shotgun sequence harbors:
- the LOC101210739 gene encoding probable 6-phosphogluconolactonase 1, which yields MALCGDHEDREVRIHESLEELSTDLADYIAELSEASVKERGVFSIALSGGSLISLLGKLCEAPYNKTVDWAKWYIFWADERVVAKSHADSNYKLAKDNLLSKVPIVPSHVHSINDSVSAEEAADEYKFVIRQLVKSRIVSVSDVSDSPKFDLILLGMGSDGHVASLFPDHSVLEEKDEWVTFITDSPKPPPERITFTLPVINSASNVAIVVTGESKAETVHLAIDDVGPDCPLLPARLVQPRKGKLTWFLDNNAASKLNNYQFSE from the exons ATGGCTCTATGTGGGGATCATGAAGATAGAGAAGTGAGGATCCATGAAAGTTTGGAGGAGCTAAGTACTGATTTAGCTGACTATATTGCTGAATTATCAGAGGCATCTGTGAAAGAACGTGGGGTGTTTTCTATCGCGTTATCTGGTGGTTCTCTGATTAGCTTACTGGG AAAGCTCTGTGAAGCTCCTTATAACAAGACTGTCGACTGGGCCAAGTGGTATATATTTTGGGCTGATGAACGTGTTGTTGCAAAAAGCCATGCCGACAGCAATTATAAGCTTGCAAAGGATAACCTTCTTTCCAAG GTCCCAATTGTTCCCAGCCATGTGCACTCGATCAATGATTCAGTGTCAGCTGAGGAAGCTGCTGATGAGTACAAGTTCGTCATTCGACAATTAGTTAAATCCCGCATTGTAAGTGTGTCCGATGTGAGTGATAGCCCCAAGTTTGACCTCATACTACTTGGAATGGGCTCTGATGGTCACGTTGCCTCATTATTCCCTGATCACTCGGTGCTCGAGGAGAAAGATGAATGGGTTACCTTCATCACTGACTCTCCAAAACCTCCTCCAGAGAGAATCACCTTCACATTGCCTGTGATCAACTCTGCATCAAATGTGGCAATTGTTGTGACAGGTGAAAGCAAAGCAGAGACCGTACATTTAGCCATCGACGACGTAGGACCAGACTGCCCACTCCTACCTGCAAGGTTGGTACAGccaagaaaaggaaaactgACATGGTTTTTGGATAACAACGCTGCTTCAAAACTCAACAATTACCAATTTTCCGAGTAG